A single genomic interval of Cucumis sativus cultivar 9930 chromosome 7, Cucumber_9930_V3, whole genome shotgun sequence harbors:
- the LOC101217243 gene encoding expansin-like A2: protein MPFFLLLLFLSLFSSATACDRCIHQAKAAFYQDEAAGLYRGACGYGDLTLQLSNGYFSAIMPPLYKYGAGCGACFQVRCKNEKICSKEGTKIIVTDRNDNTYTGLVLSQKAFGEMAMSGKDGLLLSYGVVDVEFKRIPCEYDNKNLMVRVEEWSQYPNYLAIKLLNQGGQTEIVAIDIAQVGYSNWDYMGRNYGAVWETKKPAPKGPLQLRFVVTSGYDGKYIWAKYVLPADWRPGLVYDTGVQIYDIAKEGCPTEQCGDGQWKRR, encoded by the exons atgcctttcttcctcctccttctcTTCCTCTCCCTTTTCTCCTCAGCCACTGCTTGTGATCGTTGTATTCATCAAGCCAAAGCTGCCTTCTACCAAGACGAAGCCGCCGGTCTAT ATAGAGGCGCTTGTGGCTATGGCGATCTTACATTACAGCTCTCAAATGGCTACTTCTCCGCCATTATGCCTCCTCTTTACAAGTATGGCGCTGGCTGTGGCGCCTGTTTTCAA GTAAGGTGCAAGAACGAGAAGATTTGTAGTAAAGAAGGGACGAAAATCATTGTAACAGATCGAAACGATAATACTTATACAGGATTGGTTCTTAGTCAGAAAGCTTTTGGTGAAATGGCTATGAGTGGAAAAGATGGATTGCTTTTGAGTTATGGAGTTGTGGATGTTGAATTCAAGAg GATTCCTTGTGAATACGATAACAAAAACTTGATGGTTAGAGTAGAAGAATGGAGTCAATATCCCAATTACTTAGCTATTAAATTGCTTAACCAAGGTGGCCAAACCGAAATAGTAGCCATCGATATAGCTCAG GTAGGTTACTCGAATTGGGATTACATGGGTAGGAACTACGGCGCTGTGTGGGAGACTAAAAAACCAGCCCCAAAAGGACCATTGCAACTACGGTTCGTGGTTACTTCTGGATATGATGGTAAATACATTTGGGCTAAATACGTACTCCCTGCTGACTGGAGACCTGGACTAGTTTACGATACTGGAGTTCAAATCTACGACATTGCTAAAGAAGGTTGTCCAACAGAACAATGTGGCGATGGGCAATGGAAACGACGATAA